The genomic region TTAATAGAAAGACCTATAGTCATGAAAAATGATGTGGCGGTTATAGGCAGGCCTCCAGAGAATATTAAAGGAATTTTATGATAAGTTTAACCAATTGCGGTTAAACCATGGTCTAAATTTGGCATCCAAGTTACACATAGTAACGAACTACTACTAATACAACTTTTATGAAATTTAGACTTTTCTGCTTTTTGGCAGCAATTTTATGTACTTCCGTTTTATTGGCACAACGGCCCAATAAAAATCCTCAAAAACAAATATCGGTAACAGGAAAAGCCATCGACGCAGAGACTGGTCAGCCCTTGGAATATGCCACACTAGTACTGGAGAGTATTGATAACCCAGGCGATGTAACTGGAGGTGTAACAGATCCTGACGGAAATTTCGATGTAGAAGCACCGGCAGGGAAATATACCATTAGACTTGAATATATTTCATACAAATCGTACGTACTTAACAATCAAAACATAACTGAAGATAAAGTTTTAGGAACCATAAAACTTTCCTTAAATGTTTCTGAACTGGATGCTGTGGAGGTTACAGGGGAAAAGACCACGGTTGAAATTCGATTGGATAAAAAAGTTTACAATATCGGTAAAGACCTTACTACCAGTGGAGGAACTGTTTCCGATGCTTTAAATAATGTTCCCTCGGTAACGGTAGATGTGGAAGGTGCCATTGCTTTGCGAGGTAATGAAAATGTACGTATTCTAATTAATGGAAAACCTTCTGCATTGGCAGGTTTTGGTTCTACGGAAGCATTAAGGCAATTGCCATCAGACGCGATAGAGAAAGTAGAAGTAATTACTAGCCCATCTGCACGTTACGATGCCGAAGGTACAGCTGGGATTTTAAATATCATCTTGAAAAAAGAAAAAACACTTGGTTTTAATGGTTCTGTAAACCTCAACACAGGGTATCCTACGACAGGACAGGTAAATGCTAACCTTAATTTAAGAACAGATAAATTCAATATTTTTACCACTTTAGGCCACTCATACAGAGAGCCACCTGGAAATGCTTTTTTCGATAATAATTATTTCAATGCCAATTCCAGTTTCAGTAGAATAATAGAAGATCGTGAATATACCCGGGAGGATCAAGGCTTTAATATTAATTTGGGGATGGAATATTTCTTAACGGAATCCTCTTCTATAACAGGAAGCTTTTTTACTCGTTTTTCAGATGAACAGGATAGAACCAAAAATAACACCACTCGTTTCGTTGGTACCGATATAGATAGTCGAACTATAAGAGAAGAAATCGAAAAAGAAGACGATAACACCTATCAAGGGTCTTTAAATTATACCAATAAGTTTAACGATGACGGTCATCAACTAACGGCAGATTTACAATATTCTTTCGACAAAGAGATTGTTAACACCAATATCGGTGAAAATCAATTTTTCCCAACAGACTCAATCATCAACTTAGAACGTGTTTTTGAGGATGAAATAGAAAATGAATTTTTAGCGCAGGCAGATTATGTTTTACCAATGGGAGAAGCACAATTTGAAGCTGGTTTTAGAAGTACCTTCGAA from Galbibacter sp. BG1 harbors:
- a CDS encoding TonB-dependent receptor domain-containing protein, with the protein product MKFRLFCFLAAILCTSVLLAQRPNKNPQKQISVTGKAIDAETGQPLEYATLVLESIDNPGDVTGGVTDPDGNFDVEAPAGKYTIRLEYISYKSYVLNNQNITEDKVLGTIKLSLNVSELDAVEVTGEKTTVEIRLDKKVYNIGKDLTTSGGTVSDALNNVPSVTVDVEGAIALRGNENVRILINGKPSALAGFGSTEALRQLPSDAIEKVEVITSPSARYDAEGTAGILNIILKKEKTLGFNGSVNLNTGYPTTGQVNANLNLRTDKFNIFTTLGHSYREPPGNAFFDNNYFNANSSFSRIIEDREYTREDQGFNINLGMEYFLTESSSITGSFFTRFSDEQDRTKNNTTRFVGTDIDSRTIREEIEKEDDNTYQGSLNYTNKFNDDGHQLTADLQYSFDKEIVNTNIGENQFFPTDSIINLERVFEDEIENEFLAQADYVLPMGEAQFEAGFRSTFEKNVNDYQLDVFNVNTGVFETDFGITNEFTYREDVNAVYSQYGNKFGKFSFLAGLRLENTRLRGNVESDLTDEELTDTLGINFDPDFDKNFLNLFPTVNLTYEIQENENITLGYNRRINRPRGWFVNPFPSRSSRANIFQGNPDLNPAFADAFDLGYLRRWEKLTLTSSIYYQRETDAFERVQTETGVFTSDGIEIIRSIPINLATEQRYGGEVGVMYSGIKWLRLNGSFNFFKFEKDGEYEGIDYGASNTSWFSRLSAKVNLPYKIDWQTNGFYSGPRENSQTKTEGILSVDTAISKDILNENATISLNISDVFNSRIRRSFTESFNDMGDLAFTSDSEFQWRQRQFTISFIYRFNQPKNQKGERGKGGGGDDNGGGEFEG